One Onychostoma macrolepis isolate SWU-2019 chromosome 10, ASM1243209v1, whole genome shotgun sequence genomic region harbors:
- the trim3b gene encoding tripartite motif-containing protein 3b isoform X2, whose translation MDVRSSSLGVECVCKVKVCPGPRPPLWMSVTMAKFETGRTSPVVRQIDKQFLVCSICLDHYHNPKVLPCLHTFCERCLQNYIPPQSLTLSCPVCRQTSILPEKGVAALQNNFFITNLMEVLQRDPECSRPEACSVLESVSAAAAGKPLSCPNHEGKVMEFYCESCETAMCLDCTEGEHREHVTVPLRDVLEQHKAALKNQLDAIHNRLPQLTAAIELVNEISQQLIERKNEAVNEINMTFEELERALHQRKAALVTDLENICSTKQKVLQAQLSCLLQGKEHIQSSCSFTEQALNHGSATEVLLVQKQMSERVSALACHDFPERPHENAHLDCQIETEGLRRSIQNLGVLLTTGAVGHTSVATGEGLRHALAGQHVTVTVTTKDKDSELVRTGNAVLRAEITGQDGVRATDVEVVDNKNGTYEVGYTLKSEGEYSFSLMLYGQPVRGSPFRLRAIKPSDVPQSPDDVKRRVKSPSGTGGHIRQKAVRRPSSMYSTTKKKENPIEDELIYRVGSRGREKGEFTNLQGISASNNGRVIVADSNNQCIQVFTNDGQFKARFGVRGRSPGQLQRPTGVAVDTNGDIIVADYDNRWISIFSPDGKFKNKIGAGRLMGPKGVAVDRNGHIIAVDNKACCVFIFQSNGKLVTKFGARGTSDRQFADKSGAKFALEQKFSKSGPGFSPHFVAVNNKNEIVVTDFHNHSVKVYSADGEFLFKFGSHGEGNGQFNAPTGVAVDVNGNIIVADWGNSRIQVFDSSGSFLSYINTSADPLYGPQGLALTSDGHVVVADSGNHCFKVYRYLQ comes from the exons ATGGATGTCAGAAGCAGTTCGCTGGGCGTTGAGTGTGTCTGTAAG GTTAAGGTGTGTCCTGGCCCCAGGCCCCCTCTGTGGATGTCTGTCACCATGGCGAAGTTTGAGACCGGCCGCACAAGTCCAGTGGTCCGCCAGATAGACAAGCAGTTCCTGGTGTGTAGTATCTGTCTGGATCACTACCACAACCCCAAAGTCCTGCCCTGCCTGCACACCTTCTGCGAAAG GTGCCTACAGAACTACATTCCTCCTCAGTCCTTGACGCTGTCCTGCCCGGTGTGCAGACAGACCTCCATCTTGCCCGAGAAAGGTGTGGCGGCACTACAGAACAACTTCTTCATCACAAACCTCATGGAGGTGCTGCAGAGAGACCCAGAATGTTCTCGGCCAGAGGCCTGCAGCGTGCTGGAGTCTGTCAGTGCAGCAGCCGCTGGGAAACCGCTCTCCTGCCCCAATCACGAGGGCAAG GTGATGGAGTTTTACTGCGAGTCGTGTGAGACGGCCATGTGCCTGGACTGCACGGAGGGGGAACACAGGGAGCATGTGACCGTTCCATTGCGGGATGTTCTAGAACAGCACAAAGCAGCGCTAAAGAACCAGCTGGATGCTATACACAACAG GCTGCCCCAACTAACAGCTGCCATTGAGCTGGTGAATGAAATCTCTCAACAGCTGATAGAGAGGAAGAACGAAGCCGTCAATGAGATCAACATGACATTTGAGGAGCTCGAGAGGGCATTGCACCAACGCAAAGCTGCACTCGTCACTGATCTGGAGAACATTTGTAGCACCAAGCAGAAG GTGCTTCAGGCGCAGCTATCGTGTCTACTGCAGGGAAAAGAGCACATTCAGAGCAGCTGCAGCTTCACTGAGCAGGCCCTGAACCACGGCAGCGCCACCGAAGTCCTGCTGGTCCAAAAGCAGATGAGCGAGCGTGTGAGCGCCCTCGCCTGTCACGACTTCCCTGAACGGCCGCACGAGAACGCCCATTTGGACTGCCAGATAGAGACAGAAGGCCTGCGACGCTCCATCCAGAACCTGGGTGTCCTGCTAACGACGGGAGCCGTGGGACACACCAGCGTGGCCACAGGAGAAGGCCTCAGACATGCGCTGGCCGGTCAGCACGTGACTGTAACTGTTACCACTAAGGATAAGGACAGCGAGCTTGTGCGGACCGGTAACGCGGTCCTCCGAGCCGAGATAACGGGGCAGGACGGAGTGCGGGCGACGGACGTGGAAGTCGTGGACAATAAAAACGGAACGTATGAGGTAGGGTACACACTTAAGAGCGAAGGGGAGTACTCGTTCTCTCTGATGCTGTACGGACAGCCTGTGCGGGGCAGCCCGTTCAGACTGCGGGCGATAAAGCCCTCGGACGTGCCCCAGTCTCCAGATGATGTGAAGAGGAGGGTAAAATCTCCCAGCGGAACAGGAGGACACATAAGGCAGAAAGCTGTACGGAGACCCTCCAGCATGTACAGCACTACCAAAAAGAAGGAAAACCCTATTGAAGATGAGCTCATTTATAGAGTAG GCTCTCGTGGACGGGAGAAGGGAGAGTTCACCAATCTACAGGGCATCTCTGCTTCCAATAATGGGAGGGTCATTGTAGCAGACAGCAACAACCAGTGTATTCAG gTTTTTACCAATGATGGGCAGTTCAAAGCACGCTTCGGGGTCAGGGGTCGTTCTCCAGGACAACTGCAGAGGCCGACAGGAGTAGCAGTCGACACAAATGGAGACATTATAGTAGCTGATTATGATAACAGATGGATCAGCATCTTTTCCCCTGATGGGAAATTCAAG AATAAGATCGGTGCAGGCCGTCTGATGGGACCCAAAGGAGTGGCTGTGGACAGGAACGGTCATATCATTGCAGTTGATAATAAAGCCTGCTGTGTGTTCATCTTTCAATCTAATGGCAAACTAGTGACCAAGTTTGGAGCCAGAGGCACTTCAGACAGACAATTCGCAG ACAAAAGTGGTGCAAAGTTTGCACTGGAGCAAaagtttagtaaatctggccctggGTTCA GTCCACATTTTGTTGctgtcaacaacaaaaatgaaattgtcGTGACAGACTTTCATAACCACTCCGTCAAG GTCTACAGTGCAGATGGggagtttttgtttaaattcgGGTCCCATGGAGAAGGAAACGGCCAGTTTAATGCCCCCACAGGGGTAGCTGTTGATGTTAACGGCAACATCATTGTAGCAGACTGGGGCAACAGCAGAATACAA gtgTTTGACAGCTCAGGCTCATTCCTCTCCTACATCAACACAAGTGCTGACCCTCTGTATGGGCCGCAGGGCCTCGCTTTAACCTCCGACGGCCACGTTGTGGTGGCCGATTCTGGTAACCACTGCTTCAAAGTCTATCGATACCTGCAGTAA
- the trim3b gene encoding tripartite motif-containing protein 3b isoform X4, with amino-acid sequence MSEAVRWALSVSVKVCPGPRPPLWMSVTMAKFETGRTSPVVRQIDKQFLVCSICLDHYHNPKVLPCLHTFCERCLQNYIPPQSLTLSCPVCRQTSILPEKGVAALQNNFFITNLMEVLQRDPECSRPEACSVLESVSAAAAGKPLSCPNHEGKVMEFYCESCETAMCLDCTEGEHREHVTVPLRDVLEQHKAALKNQLDAIHNRLPQLTAAIELVNEISQQLIERKNEAVNEINMTFEELERALHQRKAALVTDLENICSTKQKVLQAQLSCLLQGKEHIQSSCSFTEQALNHGSATEVLLVQKQMSERVSALACHDFPERPHENAHLDCQIETEGLRRSIQNLGVLLTTGAVGHTSVATGEGLRHALAGQHVTVTVTTKDKDSELVRTGNAVLRAEITGQDGVRATDVEVVDNKNGTYEVGYTLKSEGEYSFSLMLYGQPVRGSPFRLRAIKPSDVPQSPDDVKRRVKSPSGTGGHIRQKAVRRPSSMYSTTKKKENPIEDELIYRVGSRGREKGEFTNLQGISASNNGRVIVADSNNQCIQVFTNDGQFKARFGVRGRSPGQLQRPTGVAVDTNGDIIVADYDNRWISIFSPDGKFKNKIGAGRLMGPKGVAVDRNGHIIAVDNKACCVFIFQSNGKLVTKFGARGTSDRQFADKSGAKFALEQKFSKSGPGFSPHFVAVNNKNEIVVTDFHNHSVKVYSADGEFLFKFGSHGEGNGQFNAPTGVAVDVNGNIIVADWGNSRIQVFDSSGSFLSYINTSADPLYGPQGLALTSDGHVVVADSGNHCFKVYRYLQ; translated from the exons ATGTCAGAAGCAGTTCGCTGGGCGTTGAGTGTGTCT GTTAAGGTGTGTCCTGGCCCCAGGCCCCCTCTGTGGATGTCTGTCACCATGGCGAAGTTTGAGACCGGCCGCACAAGTCCAGTGGTCCGCCAGATAGACAAGCAGTTCCTGGTGTGTAGTATCTGTCTGGATCACTACCACAACCCCAAAGTCCTGCCCTGCCTGCACACCTTCTGCGAAAG GTGCCTACAGAACTACATTCCTCCTCAGTCCTTGACGCTGTCCTGCCCGGTGTGCAGACAGACCTCCATCTTGCCCGAGAAAGGTGTGGCGGCACTACAGAACAACTTCTTCATCACAAACCTCATGGAGGTGCTGCAGAGAGACCCAGAATGTTCTCGGCCAGAGGCCTGCAGCGTGCTGGAGTCTGTCAGTGCAGCAGCCGCTGGGAAACCGCTCTCCTGCCCCAATCACGAGGGCAAG GTGATGGAGTTTTACTGCGAGTCGTGTGAGACGGCCATGTGCCTGGACTGCACGGAGGGGGAACACAGGGAGCATGTGACCGTTCCATTGCGGGATGTTCTAGAACAGCACAAAGCAGCGCTAAAGAACCAGCTGGATGCTATACACAACAG GCTGCCCCAACTAACAGCTGCCATTGAGCTGGTGAATGAAATCTCTCAACAGCTGATAGAGAGGAAGAACGAAGCCGTCAATGAGATCAACATGACATTTGAGGAGCTCGAGAGGGCATTGCACCAACGCAAAGCTGCACTCGTCACTGATCTGGAGAACATTTGTAGCACCAAGCAGAAG GTGCTTCAGGCGCAGCTATCGTGTCTACTGCAGGGAAAAGAGCACATTCAGAGCAGCTGCAGCTTCACTGAGCAGGCCCTGAACCACGGCAGCGCCACCGAAGTCCTGCTGGTCCAAAAGCAGATGAGCGAGCGTGTGAGCGCCCTCGCCTGTCACGACTTCCCTGAACGGCCGCACGAGAACGCCCATTTGGACTGCCAGATAGAGACAGAAGGCCTGCGACGCTCCATCCAGAACCTGGGTGTCCTGCTAACGACGGGAGCCGTGGGACACACCAGCGTGGCCACAGGAGAAGGCCTCAGACATGCGCTGGCCGGTCAGCACGTGACTGTAACTGTTACCACTAAGGATAAGGACAGCGAGCTTGTGCGGACCGGTAACGCGGTCCTCCGAGCCGAGATAACGGGGCAGGACGGAGTGCGGGCGACGGACGTGGAAGTCGTGGACAATAAAAACGGAACGTATGAGGTAGGGTACACACTTAAGAGCGAAGGGGAGTACTCGTTCTCTCTGATGCTGTACGGACAGCCTGTGCGGGGCAGCCCGTTCAGACTGCGGGCGATAAAGCCCTCGGACGTGCCCCAGTCTCCAGATGATGTGAAGAGGAGGGTAAAATCTCCCAGCGGAACAGGAGGACACATAAGGCAGAAAGCTGTACGGAGACCCTCCAGCATGTACAGCACTACCAAAAAGAAGGAAAACCCTATTGAAGATGAGCTCATTTATAGAGTAG GCTCTCGTGGACGGGAGAAGGGAGAGTTCACCAATCTACAGGGCATCTCTGCTTCCAATAATGGGAGGGTCATTGTAGCAGACAGCAACAACCAGTGTATTCAG gTTTTTACCAATGATGGGCAGTTCAAAGCACGCTTCGGGGTCAGGGGTCGTTCTCCAGGACAACTGCAGAGGCCGACAGGAGTAGCAGTCGACACAAATGGAGACATTATAGTAGCTGATTATGATAACAGATGGATCAGCATCTTTTCCCCTGATGGGAAATTCAAG AATAAGATCGGTGCAGGCCGTCTGATGGGACCCAAAGGAGTGGCTGTGGACAGGAACGGTCATATCATTGCAGTTGATAATAAAGCCTGCTGTGTGTTCATCTTTCAATCTAATGGCAAACTAGTGACCAAGTTTGGAGCCAGAGGCACTTCAGACAGACAATTCGCAG ACAAAAGTGGTGCAAAGTTTGCACTGGAGCAAaagtttagtaaatctggccctggGTTCA GTCCACATTTTGTTGctgtcaacaacaaaaatgaaattgtcGTGACAGACTTTCATAACCACTCCGTCAAG GTCTACAGTGCAGATGGggagtttttgtttaaattcgGGTCCCATGGAGAAGGAAACGGCCAGTTTAATGCCCCCACAGGGGTAGCTGTTGATGTTAACGGCAACATCATTGTAGCAGACTGGGGCAACAGCAGAATACAA gtgTTTGACAGCTCAGGCTCATTCCTCTCCTACATCAACACAAGTGCTGACCCTCTGTATGGGCCGCAGGGCCTCGCTTTAACCTCCGACGGCCACGTTGTGGTGGCCGATTCTGGTAACCACTGCTTCAAAGTCTATCGATACCTGCAGTAA
- the trim3b gene encoding tripartite motif-containing protein 3b isoform X1 has protein sequence MSEAVRWALSVSVRCIYTCAVHTATCGSGLWDNFVKVCPGPRPPLWMSVTMAKFETGRTSPVVRQIDKQFLVCSICLDHYHNPKVLPCLHTFCERCLQNYIPPQSLTLSCPVCRQTSILPEKGVAALQNNFFITNLMEVLQRDPECSRPEACSVLESVSAAAAGKPLSCPNHEGKVMEFYCESCETAMCLDCTEGEHREHVTVPLRDVLEQHKAALKNQLDAIHNRLPQLTAAIELVNEISQQLIERKNEAVNEINMTFEELERALHQRKAALVTDLENICSTKQKVLQAQLSCLLQGKEHIQSSCSFTEQALNHGSATEVLLVQKQMSERVSALACHDFPERPHENAHLDCQIETEGLRRSIQNLGVLLTTGAVGHTSVATGEGLRHALAGQHVTVTVTTKDKDSELVRTGNAVLRAEITGQDGVRATDVEVVDNKNGTYEVGYTLKSEGEYSFSLMLYGQPVRGSPFRLRAIKPSDVPQSPDDVKRRVKSPSGTGGHIRQKAVRRPSSMYSTTKKKENPIEDELIYRVGSRGREKGEFTNLQGISASNNGRVIVADSNNQCIQVFTNDGQFKARFGVRGRSPGQLQRPTGVAVDTNGDIIVADYDNRWISIFSPDGKFKNKIGAGRLMGPKGVAVDRNGHIIAVDNKACCVFIFQSNGKLVTKFGARGTSDRQFADKSGAKFALEQKFSKSGPGFSPHFVAVNNKNEIVVTDFHNHSVKVYSADGEFLFKFGSHGEGNGQFNAPTGVAVDVNGNIIVADWGNSRIQVFDSSGSFLSYINTSADPLYGPQGLALTSDGHVVVADSGNHCFKVYRYLQ, from the exons ATGTCAGAAGCAGTTCGCTGGGCGTTGAGTGTGTCTGTAAGGTGTATATACACATGTGCCGTGCACACAGCGACGTGTGGGAGTGGACTGTGGGATAATTTT GTTAAGGTGTGTCCTGGCCCCAGGCCCCCTCTGTGGATGTCTGTCACCATGGCGAAGTTTGAGACCGGCCGCACAAGTCCAGTGGTCCGCCAGATAGACAAGCAGTTCCTGGTGTGTAGTATCTGTCTGGATCACTACCACAACCCCAAAGTCCTGCCCTGCCTGCACACCTTCTGCGAAAG GTGCCTACAGAACTACATTCCTCCTCAGTCCTTGACGCTGTCCTGCCCGGTGTGCAGACAGACCTCCATCTTGCCCGAGAAAGGTGTGGCGGCACTACAGAACAACTTCTTCATCACAAACCTCATGGAGGTGCTGCAGAGAGACCCAGAATGTTCTCGGCCAGAGGCCTGCAGCGTGCTGGAGTCTGTCAGTGCAGCAGCCGCTGGGAAACCGCTCTCCTGCCCCAATCACGAGGGCAAG GTGATGGAGTTTTACTGCGAGTCGTGTGAGACGGCCATGTGCCTGGACTGCACGGAGGGGGAACACAGGGAGCATGTGACCGTTCCATTGCGGGATGTTCTAGAACAGCACAAAGCAGCGCTAAAGAACCAGCTGGATGCTATACACAACAG GCTGCCCCAACTAACAGCTGCCATTGAGCTGGTGAATGAAATCTCTCAACAGCTGATAGAGAGGAAGAACGAAGCCGTCAATGAGATCAACATGACATTTGAGGAGCTCGAGAGGGCATTGCACCAACGCAAAGCTGCACTCGTCACTGATCTGGAGAACATTTGTAGCACCAAGCAGAAG GTGCTTCAGGCGCAGCTATCGTGTCTACTGCAGGGAAAAGAGCACATTCAGAGCAGCTGCAGCTTCACTGAGCAGGCCCTGAACCACGGCAGCGCCACCGAAGTCCTGCTGGTCCAAAAGCAGATGAGCGAGCGTGTGAGCGCCCTCGCCTGTCACGACTTCCCTGAACGGCCGCACGAGAACGCCCATTTGGACTGCCAGATAGAGACAGAAGGCCTGCGACGCTCCATCCAGAACCTGGGTGTCCTGCTAACGACGGGAGCCGTGGGACACACCAGCGTGGCCACAGGAGAAGGCCTCAGACATGCGCTGGCCGGTCAGCACGTGACTGTAACTGTTACCACTAAGGATAAGGACAGCGAGCTTGTGCGGACCGGTAACGCGGTCCTCCGAGCCGAGATAACGGGGCAGGACGGAGTGCGGGCGACGGACGTGGAAGTCGTGGACAATAAAAACGGAACGTATGAGGTAGGGTACACACTTAAGAGCGAAGGGGAGTACTCGTTCTCTCTGATGCTGTACGGACAGCCTGTGCGGGGCAGCCCGTTCAGACTGCGGGCGATAAAGCCCTCGGACGTGCCCCAGTCTCCAGATGATGTGAAGAGGAGGGTAAAATCTCCCAGCGGAACAGGAGGACACATAAGGCAGAAAGCTGTACGGAGACCCTCCAGCATGTACAGCACTACCAAAAAGAAGGAAAACCCTATTGAAGATGAGCTCATTTATAGAGTAG GCTCTCGTGGACGGGAGAAGGGAGAGTTCACCAATCTACAGGGCATCTCTGCTTCCAATAATGGGAGGGTCATTGTAGCAGACAGCAACAACCAGTGTATTCAG gTTTTTACCAATGATGGGCAGTTCAAAGCACGCTTCGGGGTCAGGGGTCGTTCTCCAGGACAACTGCAGAGGCCGACAGGAGTAGCAGTCGACACAAATGGAGACATTATAGTAGCTGATTATGATAACAGATGGATCAGCATCTTTTCCCCTGATGGGAAATTCAAG AATAAGATCGGTGCAGGCCGTCTGATGGGACCCAAAGGAGTGGCTGTGGACAGGAACGGTCATATCATTGCAGTTGATAATAAAGCCTGCTGTGTGTTCATCTTTCAATCTAATGGCAAACTAGTGACCAAGTTTGGAGCCAGAGGCACTTCAGACAGACAATTCGCAG ACAAAAGTGGTGCAAAGTTTGCACTGGAGCAAaagtttagtaaatctggccctggGTTCA GTCCACATTTTGTTGctgtcaacaacaaaaatgaaattgtcGTGACAGACTTTCATAACCACTCCGTCAAG GTCTACAGTGCAGATGGggagtttttgtttaaattcgGGTCCCATGGAGAAGGAAACGGCCAGTTTAATGCCCCCACAGGGGTAGCTGTTGATGTTAACGGCAACATCATTGTAGCAGACTGGGGCAACAGCAGAATACAA gtgTTTGACAGCTCAGGCTCATTCCTCTCCTACATCAACACAAGTGCTGACCCTCTGTATGGGCCGCAGGGCCTCGCTTTAACCTCCGACGGCCACGTTGTGGTGGCCGATTCTGGTAACCACTGCTTCAAAGTCTATCGATACCTGCAGTAA
- the trim3b gene encoding tripartite motif-containing protein 3b isoform X3, which translates to MSEAVRWALSVSVRCIYTCAVHTATCGSGLWDNFVKVCPGPRPPLWMSVTMAKFETGRTSPVVRQIDKQFLVCSICLDHYHNPKVLPCLHTFCERCLQNYIPPQSLTLSCPVCRQTSILPEKGVAALQNNFFITNLMEVLQRDPECSRPEACSVLESVSAAAAGKPLSCPNHEGKVMEFYCESCETAMCLDCTEGEHREHVTVPLRDVLEQHKAALKNQLDAIHNRLPQLTAAIELVNEISQQLIERKNEAVNEINMTFEELERALHQRKAALVTDLENICSTKQKVLQAQLSCLLQGKEHIQSSCSFTEQALNHGSATEVLLVQKQMSERVSALACHDFPERPHENAHLDCQIETEGLRRSIQNLGVLLTTGAVGHTSVATGEGLRHALAGQHVTVTVTTKDKDSELVRTGNAVLRAEITGQDGVRATDVEVVDNKNGTYEVGYTLKSEGEYSFSLMLYGQPVRGSPFRLRAIKPSDVPQSPDDVKRRVKSPSGTGGHIRQKAVRRPSSMYSTTKKKENPIEDELIYRVGSRGREKGEFTNLQGISASNNGRVIVADSNNQCIQVFTNDGQFKARFGVRGRSPGQLQRPTGVAVDTNGDIIVADYDNRWISIFSPDGKFKNKIGAGRLMGPKGVAVDRNGHIIAVDNKACCVFIFQSNGKLVTKFGARGTSDRQFAGPHFVAVNNKNEIVVTDFHNHSVKVYSADGEFLFKFGSHGEGNGQFNAPTGVAVDVNGNIIVADWGNSRIQVFDSSGSFLSYINTSADPLYGPQGLALTSDGHVVVADSGNHCFKVYRYLQ; encoded by the exons ATGTCAGAAGCAGTTCGCTGGGCGTTGAGTGTGTCTGTAAGGTGTATATACACATGTGCCGTGCACACAGCGACGTGTGGGAGTGGACTGTGGGATAATTTT GTTAAGGTGTGTCCTGGCCCCAGGCCCCCTCTGTGGATGTCTGTCACCATGGCGAAGTTTGAGACCGGCCGCACAAGTCCAGTGGTCCGCCAGATAGACAAGCAGTTCCTGGTGTGTAGTATCTGTCTGGATCACTACCACAACCCCAAAGTCCTGCCCTGCCTGCACACCTTCTGCGAAAG GTGCCTACAGAACTACATTCCTCCTCAGTCCTTGACGCTGTCCTGCCCGGTGTGCAGACAGACCTCCATCTTGCCCGAGAAAGGTGTGGCGGCACTACAGAACAACTTCTTCATCACAAACCTCATGGAGGTGCTGCAGAGAGACCCAGAATGTTCTCGGCCAGAGGCCTGCAGCGTGCTGGAGTCTGTCAGTGCAGCAGCCGCTGGGAAACCGCTCTCCTGCCCCAATCACGAGGGCAAG GTGATGGAGTTTTACTGCGAGTCGTGTGAGACGGCCATGTGCCTGGACTGCACGGAGGGGGAACACAGGGAGCATGTGACCGTTCCATTGCGGGATGTTCTAGAACAGCACAAAGCAGCGCTAAAGAACCAGCTGGATGCTATACACAACAG GCTGCCCCAACTAACAGCTGCCATTGAGCTGGTGAATGAAATCTCTCAACAGCTGATAGAGAGGAAGAACGAAGCCGTCAATGAGATCAACATGACATTTGAGGAGCTCGAGAGGGCATTGCACCAACGCAAAGCTGCACTCGTCACTGATCTGGAGAACATTTGTAGCACCAAGCAGAAG GTGCTTCAGGCGCAGCTATCGTGTCTACTGCAGGGAAAAGAGCACATTCAGAGCAGCTGCAGCTTCACTGAGCAGGCCCTGAACCACGGCAGCGCCACCGAAGTCCTGCTGGTCCAAAAGCAGATGAGCGAGCGTGTGAGCGCCCTCGCCTGTCACGACTTCCCTGAACGGCCGCACGAGAACGCCCATTTGGACTGCCAGATAGAGACAGAAGGCCTGCGACGCTCCATCCAGAACCTGGGTGTCCTGCTAACGACGGGAGCCGTGGGACACACCAGCGTGGCCACAGGAGAAGGCCTCAGACATGCGCTGGCCGGTCAGCACGTGACTGTAACTGTTACCACTAAGGATAAGGACAGCGAGCTTGTGCGGACCGGTAACGCGGTCCTCCGAGCCGAGATAACGGGGCAGGACGGAGTGCGGGCGACGGACGTGGAAGTCGTGGACAATAAAAACGGAACGTATGAGGTAGGGTACACACTTAAGAGCGAAGGGGAGTACTCGTTCTCTCTGATGCTGTACGGACAGCCTGTGCGGGGCAGCCCGTTCAGACTGCGGGCGATAAAGCCCTCGGACGTGCCCCAGTCTCCAGATGATGTGAAGAGGAGGGTAAAATCTCCCAGCGGAACAGGAGGACACATAAGGCAGAAAGCTGTACGGAGACCCTCCAGCATGTACAGCACTACCAAAAAGAAGGAAAACCCTATTGAAGATGAGCTCATTTATAGAGTAG GCTCTCGTGGACGGGAGAAGGGAGAGTTCACCAATCTACAGGGCATCTCTGCTTCCAATAATGGGAGGGTCATTGTAGCAGACAGCAACAACCAGTGTATTCAG gTTTTTACCAATGATGGGCAGTTCAAAGCACGCTTCGGGGTCAGGGGTCGTTCTCCAGGACAACTGCAGAGGCCGACAGGAGTAGCAGTCGACACAAATGGAGACATTATAGTAGCTGATTATGATAACAGATGGATCAGCATCTTTTCCCCTGATGGGAAATTCAAG AATAAGATCGGTGCAGGCCGTCTGATGGGACCCAAAGGAGTGGCTGTGGACAGGAACGGTCATATCATTGCAGTTGATAATAAAGCCTGCTGTGTGTTCATCTTTCAATCTAATGGCAAACTAGTGACCAAGTTTGGAGCCAGAGGCACTTCAGACAGACAATTCGCAG GTCCACATTTTGTTGctgtcaacaacaaaaatgaaattgtcGTGACAGACTTTCATAACCACTCCGTCAAG GTCTACAGTGCAGATGGggagtttttgtttaaattcgGGTCCCATGGAGAAGGAAACGGCCAGTTTAATGCCCCCACAGGGGTAGCTGTTGATGTTAACGGCAACATCATTGTAGCAGACTGGGGCAACAGCAGAATACAA gtgTTTGACAGCTCAGGCTCATTCCTCTCCTACATCAACACAAGTGCTGACCCTCTGTATGGGCCGCAGGGCCTCGCTTTAACCTCCGACGGCCACGTTGTGGTGGCCGATTCTGGTAACCACTGCTTCAAAGTCTATCGATACCTGCAGTAA